A genomic window from Punica granatum isolate Tunisia-2019 chromosome 2, ASM765513v2, whole genome shotgun sequence includes:
- the LOC116195060 gene encoding probable xyloglucan endotransglucosylase/hydrolase protein 23: MASSVDKLSVLLLLIVSSLVVAACAGNFYDKVDVTWGDGRAKILNNGELLTLSLDKASGSGFQSKNEYMFGKIDMQLKLVPGNSAGTVTAYYLSSKGSNWDEIDFEFLGNLSGHPYILHTNVFSQGKGNREQQFYLWFDPTADFHTYSILWNPQRIIFSVDGTPIREFKNAESMGVPFPKDQPMRIYSSLWNADDWATRGGLIKTDWSSAPFTASYRNFNDDNACVWSSSTSASSCSSTTGSSSNGNAWLSGELDTTNQERLEWVKTNNMIYNYCNDSNRFPQGLPPECSMA; this comes from the exons ATGGCTTCTTCTGTCGATAAGCTCAGCGTTCTCCTCCTCCTTATAGTTAGCTCTCTAGTGGTTGCTGCCTGTGCCGGGAACTTCTACGATAAGGTCGACGTTACGTGGGGAGACGGCAGGGCTAAGATACTCAACAACGGGGAGCTGTTGACTCTGTCCTTGGACAAGGCCTCTGGCTCTGGGTTTCAGTCCAAGAATGAGTATATGTTCGGAAAGATCGATATGCAGCTCAAGCTCGTCCCTGGAAATTCCGCCGGCACCGTCACTGCATACTAT TTATCCTCGAAAGGGTCCAATTGGGACGAAATAGATTTCGAGTTCCTGGGGAATCTGAGTGGTCACCCGTACATCCTCCACACCAATGTGTTCAGCCAAGGGAAAGGAAACAGGGAGCAGCAGTTTTATCTCTGGTTCGACCCGACCGCCGACTTCCACACTTACTCCATCCTCTGGAACCCGCAGCGCATCAT ATTCTCGGTAGATGGAACTCCAATCAGAGAGTTCAAAAACGCCGAGTCGATGGGAGTCCCATTCCCAAAAGACCAGCCAATGAGAATATACTCAAGCCTGTGGAACGCTGATGACTGGGCCACCAGAGGAGGCCTCATCAAGACTGACTGGTCCAGTGCTCCTTTCACGGCTTCATACCGGAACTTCAATGATGACAATGCCTGTGTCTGGTCCTCTTCGACTTCCGCCTCTTCTTGCTCTTCTACCACGGGTTCGAGCAGCAATGGTAATGCCTGGCTTTCAGGAGAGCTCGACACGACTAATCAAGAGAGGCTCGAGTGGGTGAAGACGAACAACATGATCTACAATTACTGCAATGATTCGAATCGGTTCCCTCAAGGCCTTCCTCCCGAATGCAGTATGGCTTAG
- the LOC116195059 gene encoding calmodulin-binding protein 60 B-like, protein MQRQTRYMERTDSMNNRGKRSLESEEEQPERKRPALASVIVEALKVDSLQKLCSSLEPILRRVVSEEVERALAKLGTPRLNGRASPKRIEGPDGRNLQLKFQSRLSLPLFTGGKVEGEQGAAIHVVLIDANTGHVVTFGPEASVKLDVVVLEGDFNNEEEEGWTLEEFESHVVKEREGKRPLLTGDLQVTLKEGVGTLGELTFTDNSSWIRSRKFRLGLKVAPGFCEGIRIREAKTEAFTVKDHRGELYKKHYPPALNDEVWRLEKIGKDGSFHKRLNSQGIFFVEDFLRLVVRDQQKLRNILGSGMSNKMWDALLEHAKTCVLGGKLYIYHPEDNRSVGVVFNNIYELTGLIAGEQYYSSDSLSDSQKVYVDSLVKKAYENWDQVIEYDGKSLLNFKQVRRSARNEPQMGALEYPNTVEQLQLPRLPVPFSAEQPSADSSLPVGGYNEDMSTRYSNQSQLVASNPRPQFPSISYAPHDQLVSTSNQLQSSRTDNNVGLALGPPQSSGFQTTGSSIHSSSNLNPFDDWSGNRDKTDMEFLTEDEIRLRSHEMLENEDMQHLLRLFSMGGHASISVPEDGFGFPAYMPSPQPFDEDRARSGKAVVGWLKIKAAMRWGFFIRKKAAERRAQIVELDE, encoded by the exons ATGCAGAGGCAGACTAGGTATATGGAGAGGACTGATTCTATGAACAATAGAGGGAAAAGAAGCTTGGAGAGTGAAGAGGAGCAGCCGGAGCGAAAGCGACCTGCTCTTGCAAG CGTCATCGTGGAAGCTCTCAAGGTTGATAGTTTGCAGAAGTTGTGCTCTTCGTTGGAGCCCATTCTTCGCAGAGTT GTCAGTGAAGAGGTTGAACGTGCTTTGGCAAAGTTAGGTACTCCAAGACTTAATGGAAG AGCTTCTCCAAAGCGAATTGAAGGTCCAGATGGACGAAACTTGCAATTGAAGTTTCAATCACGTCTGTCTCTTCCTCTTTTCACGGGAGGGAAGGTGGAGGGGGAGCAGGGTGCTGCAATCCATGTGGTTCTTATTGACGCGAACACTGGCCATGTTGTGACATTTGGACCGGAAGCTTCAGTTAAACTGGATGTTGTGGTACTTGAAGGTGATTTCAAcaatgaggaagaagaagggtgGACTCTTGAAGAATTTGAGAGCCATGTGGTTAAAGAGCGTGAAGGAAAGAGGCCCCTGTTGACTGGGGATTTGCAAGTGACTCTGAAGGAAGGGGTAGGAACACTTGGGGAATTGACATTTACGGATAACTCAAGTTGGATTAGGAGCAGAAAGTTCCGGCTGGGCTTGAAAGTGGCACCAGGATTTTGCGAGGGTATTCGTATACGTGAGGCAAAGACTGAAGCATTTACTGTCAAAGATCACAGAGGAGAAT TGTACAAGAAACACTACCCACCTGCACTTAACGATGAAGTTTGGAGATTGGAGAAGATTGGGAAGGATGGGTCCTTCCACAAGAGGCTAAACAGTCAGGGAATATTTTTTGTGGAAGACTTCCTCCGGCTTGTTGTTAGGGATCAGCAGAAGTTACGGAAC ATTCTGGGTAGTGGCATGTCAAACAAGATGTGGGATGCTCTCTTGGAACATGCAAAGACGTGCGTCCTTGGTGGGAAGCTTTATATCTATCATCCTGAAGATAATCGGAGTGTTGGAGTGGTGTTCAACAATATATATGAGCTGACTGGACTTATAGCAGGGGAACAGTATTATTCTTCTGATTCTCTTTCCGACAGTCAGAAG GTCTATGTGGACTCTTTGGTGAAAAAAGCTTATGAAAATTGGGATCAAGTAATAGAGTATGATGGCAAGTCACTCTTAAATTTCAAGCAGGTTAGGAGGTCAGCTCGGAATGAACCTCAGATGGGGGCTCTTGAGTATCCCAATACCGTTGAACAGCTACAGTTACCACGACTGCCTGTCCCATTTTCAGCTGAGCAGCCTTCGGCAGATTCAAGTTTGCCTGTTGGAG GTTATAATGAGGATATGAGTACGAGATACTCAAACCAGTCGCAGCTTGTCGCATCGAATCCTCGTCCTCAATTCCCCAGCATCTCGTATGCCCCCCATGACCAGTTGGTCAGCACTTCCAATCAATTGCAAAGTTCAAGGACCGACAACAATGTGGGACTAGCCCTTGGTCCCCCACAATCATCAGGCTTCCAGACCACAGGCTCATCGATCCACTCATCATCTAATCTGAACCCGTTTGATGACTGGTCCGGAAACCGCGATAAGACGGACATGGAGTTTTTGACTGAAGATGAGATCCGCCTGAGGAGTCATGAGATGTTAGAGAATGAGGACATGCAGCATCTGCTACGGCTCTTCAGTATGGGGGGCCATGCCTCTATCAGCGTTCCCGAGGATGGGTTTGGGTTCCCTGCTTACATGCCATCTCCACAGCCATTCGATGAGGATCGGGCCCGCTCAGGTAAGGCTGTTGTGGGATGGCTCAAGATTAAGGCTGCGATGCGGTGGGGGTTCTTTATTCGGAAGAAAGCAGCTGAGAGGCGGGCCCAGATTGTTGAGTTAGACGAATAG